In Harpia harpyja isolate bHarHar1 chromosome 12, bHarHar1 primary haplotype, whole genome shotgun sequence, a single window of DNA contains:
- the TMEM97 gene encoding sigma intracellular receptor 2 encodes MAAAPRCRERLFAFYFLSHIAVTLLIDLQALLPAGLHPRGLTELLQWYAATFRDPMMLQPPEWFKAFIYCEAFLQMPFFPIAVYAFLKGGCKWIRTPAIIYSTHVATTLFAILAHILFHDFSKSEHLGPQTQRERLILLSIYMPYLLIPLLILFTMLYNPYYNHVEKRKRK; translated from the exons atggcggcggccccgcgctGCCGGGAGCGGCTGTTCGCCTTCTACTTCCTCTCGCACATCGCCGTCACGCTGCTGATCGACCTGCAGGCGCTGCTGCCCGCCGGCCTCCACCCGCGGGGC ctgacagAGTTGTTGCAGTGGTATGCAGCCACCTTTAGAGACCCCATGATGCTCCAGCCCCCAGAGTGGTTTAAGGCGTTTATATATTGCGAAGCCTTCTTACAAATGCCTTTCTTCCCCATTGCAGTATACGCCTTCTTAAAAG GTGGCTGCAAATGGATAAGGACTCCTGCAATTATCTACTCCACCCATGTAGCTACAACTTTGTTTGCTATCCTTGCGCATATCCTGTTCCACGATTTCTCAAAGTCTGAGCATTTGGGACCTCAGACACAACGTGAGCGCCTGATTCTGCTATCTATATACATGCCATACTTGCTGATACCACTTCTGATTCTCTTTACCATGCTCTACAACCCCTATTATAACCatgtggagaaaaggaaaaggaagtaa